From Halanaeroarchaeum sulfurireducens, a single genomic window includes:
- a CDS encoding TrkH family potassium uptake protein, with translation MVSRPTPYVDYRLSLAYVGSVLKYMGGAPLFPLALALYYGESPTPFVAASATMIGAGLLLERVRGDGELGNREAFLLVSLVWLIVPLAGTVPYLVAGTGTVSSPVNALFESMSGFTTTGATALGEISVEKHGHAMMLWRQLTQWLGGMGILVLMVAILPQLSVGGAQIINNEAPGLALEKLTPRIQETARALWGIYAGFTVFAVLVYYGLHLGGVAPNMDLYNAVAHALTTLPTGGFSPQARSIEAFSPAVQWAVMPFMLLAGTNFALFWYVLHGEPDRLTGNPEFRSYLFAMVGFGAVISGVLFAGVGLAQTPANVGLIPGNFEDAVRQGLFQAIAIVTTTGYASMDVNTWHASAQTILLFAYFLGGSAGSAAGSIKIVRWVLATKSIKRTLFTSVHPDAVRPIRLRENAIDEETIRDLLVFVVLFVALFALSTVLLYLDSLRTAGVSMAGLEAMSVAIATLGNVGPGFGVVGPMNNFLPFSNLSKLYMVFLMWIGRLEVLSVLVIFTPAFWTR, from the coding sequence ATGGTTTCCCGGCCCACCCCCTACGTCGATTACCGGTTGAGCCTCGCCTACGTCGGGAGCGTTCTCAAGTATATGGGCGGTGCCCCACTGTTTCCGCTGGCGCTGGCACTCTACTACGGCGAAAGTCCGACTCCGTTCGTGGCGGCGAGTGCGACGATGATCGGAGCCGGCCTCCTTCTGGAGCGAGTCCGTGGTGACGGCGAACTGGGCAATCGAGAGGCGTTCCTCCTGGTGAGTCTCGTCTGGCTCATCGTTCCGTTGGCGGGCACGGTACCGTATCTCGTCGCCGGAACCGGCACCGTTAGCAGCCCCGTCAATGCACTGTTCGAGAGCATGAGTGGGTTCACCACGACGGGTGCAACGGCCCTCGGGGAGATTTCGGTCGAAAAACACGGCCACGCGATGATGCTGTGGCGTCAGCTCACCCAGTGGCTCGGGGGCATGGGGATTCTGGTGTTGATGGTCGCCATTCTCCCCCAGCTGTCCGTCGGTGGCGCGCAAATCATCAACAACGAGGCGCCGGGACTCGCCCTGGAGAAACTGACGCCCCGGATTCAGGAGACGGCACGTGCGCTATGGGGGATATACGCCGGTTTTACCGTCTTCGCTGTCCTCGTCTACTACGGACTCCACCTGGGCGGCGTCGCACCGAACATGGATCTCTACAACGCGGTCGCACACGCCCTCACCACGTTGCCCACTGGCGGTTTTTCGCCACAGGCACGGAGTATCGAGGCGTTCTCTCCCGCCGTCCAGTGGGCGGTGATGCCGTTCATGCTCCTCGCGGGAACCAACTTCGCGCTGTTCTGGTACGTCCTCCATGGAGAGCCAGATCGGTTGACAGGCAATCCCGAATTTCGGTCATATCTGTTCGCCATGGTCGGGTTCGGGGCCGTGATCTCGGGGGTCCTCTTCGCCGGTGTCGGGCTCGCCCAGACGCCGGCGAACGTCGGCCTCATCCCGGGAAATTTCGAAGACGCCGTTCGACAGGGGCTCTTCCAGGCGATCGCCATCGTGACGACGACCGGGTACGCGAGTATGGACGTCAACACGTGGCACGCCTCTGCACAGACGATCTTGCTGTTCGCGTATTTTCTCGGCGGATCGGCCGGATCCGCGGCCGGCTCGATCAAAATCGTGCGGTGGGTGCTCGCGACGAAATCCATCAAACGGACGCTGTTCACGTCCGTCCACCCCGATGCTGTCAGGCCGATCCGATTGCGAGAGAATGCCATCGACGAGGAGACGATCCGCGACCTGCTCGTGTTCGTGGTGCTTTTCGTGGCGTTGTTCGCGCTTTCGACGGTACTGCTTTACCTCGACAGTTTGCGGACGGCCGGCGTGTCGATGGCTGGGCTCGAAGCGATGAGTGTCGCCATCGCCACGCTCGGAAACGTCGGTCCCGGATTCGGCGTCGTCGGGCCGATGAACAATTTCCTGCCGTTCTCGAACCTGTCGAAACTGTACATGGTCTTTTTGATGTGGATCGGTCGCCTGGAAGTGCTCTCGGTGTTGGTCATCTTCACGCCAGCATTCTGGACGCGGTAA
- a CDS encoding metal-dependent hydrolase — protein sequence MGNSTPSIMHRNGHVGAALLVYTLPGFIATLFGGIEIGVLGALVAAGISIVPDWDHRIPFVEHRGITHTVPFAVLVGLVLGAGGLLVAIPEGHLPGLAAAAFGFALGFGTIVSHIGADALTPMGVKPFRDNRRYSADLVQSANSVANYALLFLGVGLATVGVIAGSEVRPMLF from the coding sequence TTGGGAAACTCCACCCCCTCCATCATGCATCGAAACGGCCACGTCGGCGCAGCACTCCTCGTGTACACGCTTCCTGGATTCATTGCCACCCTCTTCGGCGGTATCGAAATCGGTGTGCTCGGTGCGCTGGTGGCTGCCGGCATCTCGATAGTTCCCGATTGGGACCACCGGATTCCATTCGTCGAACACCGGGGAATAACCCACACGGTCCCCTTCGCGGTGCTCGTTGGACTGGTCCTCGGCGCCGGCGGGTTGCTCGTTGCGATTCCCGAGGGACACCTTCCTGGGTTAGCGGCTGCCGCCTTCGGGTTCGCCCTGGGGTTCGGGACGATCGTTTCACATATCGGAGCCGACGCACTGACCCCGATGGGTGTCAAGCCGTTTCGGGACAACCGTCGGTATTCGGCCGACCTCGTTCAGTCGGCCAATTCCGTGGCGAACTACGCGCTGCTATTCCTGGGGGTAGGACTCGCAACTGTGGGCGTGATTGCCGGAAGCGAAGTGCGCCCCATGCTGTTCTGA
- a CDS encoding CNNM domain-containing protein, which produces MNSIEIVIRLLAGVGLILTNGFFVAIEFALTRARQYDKDEFLGDRSSPGLERAWEMTQDLELYLTSCQVGITASSIAVGIVAEPALAAMFEPLFADSMLASIGSGAILAFLLINLVHLTHGEQTPTYLGVERSRWVSKYGAIPLYWFHRILSPIIALGDGIAKGTLRMFGVEMTGAWLETEQDVIETRSELRNRLGTLLDKGDLPEERREEIMNALTIGEQPVREVMVPAEDIVALSTAASVNENLERIANQPQTRYPLIGEALSDFRGIVYVPVLAKFYCDSGPDSLDFEKIAAPPLTVPADEDVSHAIDLFQAENQELALVVEDETVIGLVTVTDLLESVMGDVEDPIDVSLENEDTTKR; this is translated from the coding sequence ATGAATTCCATAGAAATCGTCATCCGTCTGCTCGCTGGCGTGGGCCTCATCCTCACGAACGGCTTTTTCGTCGCCATCGAGTTCGCACTCACGCGAGCCAGACAGTACGATAAAGACGAGTTCCTCGGAGATCGCTCGTCTCCCGGCCTCGAGCGTGCCTGGGAGATGACCCAGGACCTCGAACTGTACCTGACGTCGTGTCAGGTCGGTATTACGGCATCGAGCATCGCCGTCGGGATCGTCGCGGAGCCAGCGCTGGCGGCAATGTTCGAACCGCTGTTTGCGGATTCGATGCTCGCCTCGATCGGGTCGGGCGCCATCCTCGCGTTTCTCCTGATCAACCTCGTCCACCTGACCCACGGGGAACAGACTCCGACCTATCTCGGTGTCGAGCGATCGCGATGGGTGTCGAAGTACGGCGCGATCCCGCTGTACTGGTTCCACCGCATCCTCTCACCGATCATCGCGCTCGGAGACGGGATCGCGAAGGGAACGCTCCGAATGTTCGGCGTCGAGATGACCGGCGCCTGGCTGGAGACCGAACAGGACGTCATCGAAACGAGATCGGAGTTGCGCAATCGGCTGGGAACACTTCTCGACAAGGGCGACCTTCCCGAGGAGCGGCGTGAGGAAATCATGAACGCGCTCACGATTGGCGAGCAACCGGTACGGGAGGTCATGGTTCCAGCCGAGGATATCGTCGCACTCTCGACGGCCGCCAGCGTCAACGAGAACCTCGAACGCATCGCAAACCAGCCACAAACGCGGTACCCGCTGATCGGGGAGGCCCTGTCCGATTTTCGCGGAATCGTCTACGTTCCGGTACTGGCCAAATTCTATTGCGATTCCGGGCCGGATTCACTCGATTTCGAGAAAATCGCCGCACCGCCACTGACGGTCCCGGCCGACGAGGACGTCAGCCATGCCATCGACCTGTTTCAGGCCGAGAATCAGGAACTCGCGCTGGTGGTCGAGGACGAAACCGTGATCGGTCTGGTGACGGTGACGGATCTCCTCGAATCGGTCATGGGCGATGTCGAGGATCCGATCGACGTCTCCCTCGAAAACGAAGACACTACCAAGAGATGA
- a CDS encoding DEAD/DEAH box helicase, whose protein sequence is MTRSGTDPEIAPGDDETAAIESFRDALESVERPIVTASDVATHLAVSQSTANDLLERLVAADEVSRVDVGNDPVVFYARRWADSTRRERVVPFPDRHEIVVDHPDQFTRAQLSQFARLDTTNGNAGYVYEVRREDVWAAPHDSFSRLRSTVREVLGGEEPTFEEWMESQWNRARQFTLRTHEDGYTVLEAESDSLMGNVAREELGDEHLHAPIDDDTSWVVEGAEAEIKRLLYDTGYPVRDERDLDEGDDLDVSIHLELRPYQRDWVDRFLDAGSGVLVGPAGSGKTVAALGVVAALELETLVLVPSRELAGQWHEELLRHTDLAPADVGEYHGGTKDVRPVTIATYQIASMDRHRGLFDSRRWGLIVYDEAHQVPAPVNRLTTDLQGRHRLGLTASPVREDDLERDIYTLIGPPIGTDWDALFEAGFVEEPAVEIRYVPWRDEAAKSEYGDASRHRQRQLAATNPAKIDAVRDALAERPDANALVFVEYLDQGDALAEALDVPFISGETPHAERASLFQAFRRGDLETLIVSRVGDEGIDLPNAELGIVASGLGGSRRQGTQRAGRTMRPSGNAEVVVLATQGSREEDFALQQMHHLASKGVPVTERTLAD, encoded by the coding sequence GTGACTCGGTCAGGAACGGATCCCGAAATTGCCCCTGGCGACGATGAGACGGCGGCCATCGAGTCGTTCCGGGACGCACTCGAGAGTGTCGAACGACCGATCGTGACCGCGAGTGACGTCGCCACCCACCTCGCCGTCTCCCAGTCGACCGCGAACGATCTGCTCGAGCGCCTCGTGGCAGCGGACGAGGTCTCGCGTGTCGACGTCGGAAACGACCCGGTCGTCTTTTACGCTCGACGGTGGGCCGATTCGACCCGGCGCGAACGGGTCGTTCCCTTCCCGGACCGCCACGAGATCGTCGTGGATCATCCCGACCAGTTTACGCGGGCCCAACTCTCGCAGTTCGCCCGTCTCGATACGACGAATGGGAACGCAGGCTACGTCTACGAGGTGCGTCGGGAGGACGTCTGGGCCGCCCCGCACGATTCCTTTTCCCGCCTCCGGTCGACCGTGCGCGAGGTTCTCGGCGGCGAGGAACCGACGTTCGAGGAGTGGATGGAATCGCAGTGGAACCGGGCCAGGCAGTTCACCCTCAGGACACACGAGGACGGATACACGGTGCTGGAGGCCGAGAGCGACTCGCTGATGGGCAACGTCGCCCGCGAGGAACTCGGCGACGAGCACCTCCACGCGCCAATCGACGACGACACGAGCTGGGTCGTGGAGGGAGCCGAAGCCGAGATCAAACGACTGCTGTACGACACCGGCTATCCCGTGCGAGACGAACGCGACCTCGACGAGGGCGACGATCTCGACGTTTCGATCCACCTCGAACTGCGGCCGTACCAACGCGACTGGGTCGATCGCTTTCTCGACGCGGGCTCAGGCGTCCTGGTCGGTCCCGCCGGGAGTGGGAAGACCGTCGCCGCGCTGGGTGTCGTCGCCGCGCTCGAATTGGAGACACTGGTCCTCGTTCCGAGTCGAGAACTCGCGGGCCAGTGGCACGAAGAACTGCTACGACATACCGACCTGGCCCCAGCCGACGTCGGGGAGTATCACGGTGGCACGAAGGACGTCCGCCCCGTCACGATCGCGACCTACCAGATCGCGAGTATGGATCGCCACCGGGGACTGTTCGACAGCCGCCGGTGGGGTCTCATCGTGTACGACGAGGCCCACCAGGTGCCGGCCCCCGTGAACCGACTGACCACTGACCTCCAGGGCCGCCATCGGCTCGGGCTGACCGCCTCGCCGGTGCGCGAGGACGACCTGGAACGCGATATTTACACGCTCATCGGTCCCCCGATCGGCACGGACTGGGACGCATTGTTCGAAGCCGGGTTCGTCGAAGAGCCCGCCGTCGAGATCCGGTACGTGCCCTGGCGGGATGAGGCAGCCAAGTCAGAGTACGGCGACGCATCGCGACATCGACAGCGACAGCTGGCAGCCACGAACCCCGCGAAGATCGACGCCGTCCGCGACGCCCTTGCCGAGCGACCCGACGCGAACGCCCTCGTCTTCGTCGAGTACCTCGACCAGGGTGACGCCCTCGCCGAGGCACTCGACGTGCCGTTCATCAGTGGGGAGACGCCCCACGCCGAGCGAGCGAGCCTGTTCCAGGCGTTCCGCCGCGGCGATCTGGAAACTCTCATCGTCTCGCGCGTCGGGGACGAGGGCATCGACCTGCCGAACGCGGAACTCGGAATCGTCGCCTCGGGGCTTGGTGGATCCCGCCGGCAGGGAACCCAGCGAGCGGGGCGGACGATGCGTCCCTCGGGGAACGCCGAGGTCGTCGTCCTCGCTACCCAGGGATCCAGAGAGGAGGACTTCGCCCTGCAGCAGATGCACCACCTGGCGAGCAAGGGCGTCCCGGTTACCGAACGAACCCTCGCCGACTGA
- a CDS encoding aldo/keto reductase: MTTPDAIDLDFVSLGSTGIQTSELQFGTWRFGKETETGTVEIEEERADALLDTYAAAGGRFIDTADVYGGGKSERWIGSWLEDRNRERYTIASKIYWQIRDGDPNSGGTNRKNLRHRLDGVLDRLGTDYVDVLYIHRWDDETPTREMMRTLDRFVREGNVHYLGASTLRPNAWKVAKANEIAIREGWEPFTVVQPRYNLADREIEGDYLEMSRDYGLGVCPWSPLGQGFLTGKYSRENGLLGESRVAGSSRFEESYLTEANFDLLDELEAVADDVGATPAQTAIAWLMHRPGVTAPILGARTVEQLEENLGAATVELDAEQMRRLSDAKAGPYHRL, translated from the coding sequence ATGACGACTCCCGACGCGATCGATCTCGATTTCGTTTCCCTCGGCTCGACGGGCATCCAGACGAGCGAACTGCAGTTCGGAACCTGGCGGTTCGGCAAGGAGACCGAGACGGGAACCGTCGAGATCGAAGAAGAACGAGCGGACGCCCTCCTCGACACGTACGCGGCCGCAGGCGGGCGATTCATAGACACTGCCGACGTGTACGGCGGCGGCAAGAGCGAGCGGTGGATCGGGAGCTGGCTCGAGGACAGAAACCGGGAACGGTACACGATCGCGTCGAAGATCTACTGGCAGATCCGTGACGGCGATCCGAACAGTGGGGGCACCAACCGAAAGAACCTTCGCCACCGCCTGGACGGCGTGCTCGATCGGCTTGGGACAGATTACGTGGACGTTTTGTACATCCATCGATGGGATGACGAGACCCCAACGCGTGAGATGATGCGGACCCTCGATCGGTTCGTTCGCGAGGGCAACGTCCACTATCTCGGCGCATCGACCCTGCGACCGAACGCCTGGAAGGTGGCGAAGGCGAACGAGATCGCCATCCGGGAGGGCTGGGAGCCGTTCACCGTCGTCCAGCCCCGGTACAACCTGGCCGATCGCGAGATTGAGGGCGACTATCTGGAGATGAGTCGCGACTACGGTCTCGGCGTCTGCCCCTGGAGCCCGCTCGGTCAGGGATTCCTGACCGGCAAGTACTCTCGAGAGAACGGACTCCTCGGGGAATCGCGGGTCGCTGGCTCGTCGCGATTCGAGGAGTCGTACCTAACGGAGGCAAACTTTGACCTCCTCGACGAACTCGAGGCCGTGGCGGACGACGTTGGTGCGACCCCCGCGCAGACGGCTATCGCCTGGCTCATGCACCGACCCGGAGTGACGGCGCCTATCCTCGGGGCACGAACGGTCGAACAACTCGAGGAGAATCTTGGTGCAGCGACGGTCGAACTGGACGCCGAACAGATGCGGCGGTTATCGGACGCGAAGGCGGGACCGTACCACCGACTCTAG
- a CDS encoding lysylphosphatidylglycerol synthase transmembrane domain-containing protein: MNGDDRRAVVLGFAGAGVLIVVLLMLVDVNRVKTAIGRADPVLLAVTLGFALVWLLAWAGTLRTVLATMDVTVSLPTSFLVYAAAVFANNVTPFGQAGGEPVTALLVSNVTGTRYERGLVSIASVDVLNVVSSVGIVFLAVGVYASSVTLGTELNAAVGSVIVLVVAIVVTFTLVWRHRDALVDRIAGPIAGGLDRVRWGPFTSLTVTEDEIVDRMERFFGNVEVVATDRRRLALALTLSTAGWLLQAAALLAAFAAVGHDVPVVVALFVIPLANLAGMTPLPGGLGGIEAAFVGLLVPITGIEAAVVTAAVLVFRVAIYWMPVALGGVSATAYGVDVMA, from the coding sequence ATGAACGGGGACGACAGGCGAGCCGTCGTCCTCGGTTTTGCCGGCGCTGGAGTCCTTATTGTCGTGCTCCTGATGCTCGTCGACGTCAATCGAGTGAAAACGGCCATCGGACGGGCCGATCCCGTGTTGCTCGCTGTGACACTCGGCTTCGCGCTCGTCTGGCTTCTGGCGTGGGCTGGCACGCTTCGGACGGTCCTGGCGACGATGGACGTCACCGTCTCCCTGCCAACGTCCTTTCTCGTCTACGCGGCCGCCGTCTTCGCGAACAACGTCACGCCGTTCGGTCAGGCGGGCGGTGAACCCGTGACGGCGCTCCTGGTCTCGAACGTTACCGGGACACGGTACGAGCGTGGCCTGGTCTCCATCGCGAGCGTCGACGTGTTGAACGTCGTCTCCTCGGTCGGTATCGTGTTCCTCGCCGTCGGCGTCTATGCGAGTTCGGTCACGCTCGGTACCGAACTGAATGCGGCAGTCGGGTCGGTTATCGTCCTCGTGGTTGCCATCGTCGTGACGTTCACTCTCGTCTGGCGACACCGCGACGCGCTGGTCGACCGGATCGCCGGACCGATCGCCGGTGGACTGGATCGGGTACGCTGGGGACCATTCACGTCGCTCACAGTGACCGAAGACGAGATCGTCGACCGGATGGAACGATTCTTCGGCAACGTGGAGGTCGTCGCGACGGACCGACGGAGACTCGCGCTAGCGCTCACCCTCTCGACGGCCGGCTGGCTGTTGCAGGCCGCCGCGCTCCTTGCCGCGTTCGCGGCGGTCGGTCACGACGTTCCCGTCGTCGTGGCGCTGTTCGTCATCCCGCTTGCGAATCTCGCCGGAATGACCCCGCTTCCAGGGGGGCTCGGGGGAATCGAGGCGGCGTTCGTCGGCCTGCTCGTCCCGATCACCGGTATCGAAGCGGCTGTGGTGACCGCTGCGGTCCTGGTCTTTCGGGTCGCCATCTACTGGATGCCCGTGGCGCTGGGCGGCGTGTCCGCGACGGCGTACGGAGTCGACGTGATGGCGTGA